The following proteins are encoded in a genomic region of Methylibium petroleiphilum PM1:
- a CDS encoding LuxR C-terminal-related transcriptional regulator, with protein MKIAVPAGFVPLPLNHKILPPHAHRHAVERSALLARLFRDVAERVVVFQGPAGHGKTSLMLQAQAASASGGALTGWLSLDESDNDIRRLLGHLQALLTVLGSQSPTPPNEDYAGSAGTITPRSDWLIGRLLELGRPVALFLDDLHAITDPGALRLLRELITNAPDRIRWFLASRVVPEVGLPRLVVGDEALVVSAEDLRFSRAEMRHVFDADRGLSVSDTELDAIFRGTEGWPAAVQLYRLALGSASVRHSLASGCGGAPREVADYLAENVLGQQPPPVQDFLLQTSVLSRMSAALCDDVLGRSDGQEMLASLERDGLFVRRLESGEGWFTYHAIFANFLQEQLARTQPEHRVAVHRRAAAWFESQGQLEEALHHHLSAGDDDRACEVFDHWSDALVPDGHFATVDRWSHRLPADAATRRPGIAVKLSWAFTFLIRHEQLAPLLPVLRANLARRLIEGDPRLALSMAAVLQDDPARALEYVAHTEHREPTSNRFRNFELAAGHNVRGFVGMMRGEFGPALHSLAQGRSLSERSNATFTLAYSLVHSGLTLVAQGQLPEAVEHLRGAISDRRMVLEESVSKACLACALVMALYEADQTGDALALFEQFHDMIVEASLHDYLVVCYRAVARIRDQRGELALALETLEEAERLSYNGRWPRAVQLIQGERVRRELVAGRVDRAQTLAARLQPESRSDTDDWVRFSEETDGPRIGRIRLDLHAGRAAQALDEIGACLAAAQRQGRVHRQIRLQTLAALAHHSLGQTRPAHRCLQLALELAAPGRYVRMFLDEGPALAALLRAHANLPAAAPENGAEARALLGRLIEASGTAPAPADTPWRAAALEPLTKREHKVLAMLVDYQSNEEIASALCVSRDTVKFHVRNIYSKLGVKTRLEAIRVVKTSDTTGR; from the coding sequence TTGAAGATCGCCGTACCGGCCGGCTTCGTGCCGCTGCCGCTGAACCACAAGATCCTGCCTCCGCACGCGCACCGCCATGCGGTGGAGCGCAGCGCGCTGCTCGCACGGCTGTTCCGCGATGTCGCCGAGCGCGTGGTGGTGTTCCAGGGCCCCGCGGGGCACGGCAAGACCAGCCTGATGCTGCAGGCGCAAGCCGCCAGCGCGAGCGGCGGCGCCCTCACCGGCTGGCTCTCGCTCGACGAGAGCGACAACGACATCCGCCGGCTGCTGGGGCATCTGCAGGCGCTGCTGACCGTGCTGGGCTCGCAGTCGCCCACTCCGCCGAACGAGGACTACGCCGGAAGCGCCGGCACCATCACCCCGCGGTCCGACTGGCTGATCGGCCGGCTGCTCGAACTCGGCCGGCCGGTGGCCCTGTTCCTGGACGACCTGCACGCGATCACCGACCCCGGTGCGCTGCGGCTGCTGCGCGAACTGATCACGAACGCGCCCGACCGCATCCGCTGGTTCCTGGCGAGCCGCGTCGTGCCCGAAGTGGGCCTGCCGCGGCTGGTGGTGGGCGACGAGGCGCTGGTGGTCAGCGCCGAGGACCTGCGCTTCTCGCGCGCGGAGATGCGCCACGTGTTCGACGCCGACCGCGGTCTGAGCGTCAGCGACACCGAGCTCGACGCCATCTTCCGCGGCACCGAAGGCTGGCCCGCTGCGGTGCAGCTGTACCGGCTCGCGCTGGGCTCGGCCTCGGTGCGTCACTCGCTGGCCAGCGGGTGCGGAGGCGCACCGCGCGAGGTGGCCGACTACCTCGCCGAGAACGTGCTCGGCCAGCAGCCGCCGCCGGTGCAGGACTTTCTGCTGCAGACGTCGGTGCTGTCGCGCATGTCGGCCGCGCTGTGCGACGACGTGCTCGGCCGCAGCGACGGGCAGGAGATGCTCGCCTCGCTCGAACGCGACGGGCTGTTCGTGCGGCGGCTGGAATCAGGCGAAGGCTGGTTCACCTACCACGCGATCTTCGCGAACTTCCTCCAGGAGCAGCTGGCGCGCACGCAACCCGAGCACCGGGTCGCGGTGCACCGCCGTGCCGCGGCCTGGTTCGAGTCGCAGGGCCAGCTGGAAGAAGCGCTGCACCACCACCTGAGCGCCGGTGACGATGACCGCGCCTGCGAGGTCTTCGACCACTGGTCCGACGCGCTGGTGCCGGACGGTCACTTCGCCACCGTCGACCGTTGGTCACACCGCCTGCCGGCCGATGCCGCCACGCGGCGCCCGGGCATCGCGGTCAAGCTGTCTTGGGCCTTCACGTTCCTGATCCGGCACGAGCAGCTGGCGCCGCTGCTGCCGGTGTTGCGTGCCAACCTGGCACGACGGCTGATCGAAGGCGACCCGCGGCTGGCGCTGTCGATGGCCGCCGTCCTGCAGGACGATCCGGCCCGCGCGCTGGAGTACGTGGCGCATACCGAGCACCGCGAGCCGACGTCCAACCGCTTCCGCAATTTCGAGCTCGCCGCCGGCCACAACGTGCGCGGCTTCGTCGGCATGATGCGCGGCGAGTTCGGCCCGGCGCTGCACAGCCTGGCGCAGGGCCGCTCGCTCAGCGAGCGCTCGAATGCGACCTTCACGCTGGCCTACTCGCTGGTGCACTCGGGCCTCACGCTGGTGGCGCAGGGGCAGCTGCCCGAAGCCGTGGAGCACCTGCGCGGCGCGATCTCCGACCGGCGCATGGTGCTGGAGGAATCGGTCTCGAAGGCCTGCCTGGCCTGTGCGCTGGTGATGGCGCTCTACGAAGCCGACCAGACCGGCGACGCGCTGGCGCTGTTCGAGCAGTTCCACGACATGATCGTCGAGGCCTCGCTGCATGACTACCTCGTGGTCTGCTATCGGGCGGTCGCCCGCATCCGCGACCAGCGCGGGGAGCTCGCGCTCGCGCTGGAGACTCTGGAAGAGGCCGAACGGCTGAGCTACAACGGCCGCTGGCCGCGCGCCGTGCAATTGATACAGGGCGAGCGGGTGCGCCGCGAACTCGTCGCGGGCCGCGTCGATCGGGCGCAGACGCTCGCCGCCCGCCTGCAACCCGAGAGCCGCAGCGACACCGACGACTGGGTGCGGTTCTCGGAGGAGACCGACGGCCCGCGCATCGGCCGCATCCGGCTCGATCTGCATGCGGGCCGCGCGGCCCAGGCGCTCGACGAGATCGGCGCCTGCCTAGCGGCCGCACAGCGCCAGGGGCGCGTGCACCGACAGATCCGGCTGCAGACGCTGGCGGCGCTGGCGCACCACAGTCTGGGTCAGACGCGGCCGGCGCACCGCTGCCTGCAGTTGGCGCTGGAACTCGCGGCGCCCGGCCGTTACGTGCGCATGTTCCTCGACGAAGGCCCGGCACTGGCGGCACTGCTGCGCGCCCATGCCAACCTGCCGGCCGCAGCCCCCGAGAACGGCGCCGAGGCCCGCGCCCTCCTGGGACGGCTGATCGAGGCCAGCGGCACCGCGCCAGCCCCTGCGGACACCCCCTGGCGCGCCGCGGCGCTGGAACCCCTCACCAAGCGCGAGCACAAGGTGCTCGCGATGCTGGTCGACTACCAGTCGAACGAGGAGATCGCCAGCGCGCTGTGCGTGAGCCGCGACACCGTGAAATTCCACGTCCGCAACATCTACTCGAAGCTGGGTGTGAAAACGCGGCTCGAGGCCATCCGCGTCGTGAAGACATCGGACACCACGGGCCGCTAG
- a CDS encoding DEAD/DEAH box helicase: MTASNFESLGLAAPLLHAVTQLGFTAPTSVQEQAIPAALKGGDWMVSSQTGSGKTAAFLLPVLHRLLNAGAAEQTRVATPRAVVLCPTRELAQQVSADAIDLMRGVGEALRAEAKQHPLRDAARGLRIATVVGGMPFGKQLFDLRGAQLVVATPGRLLDLHSRGQIRLDATQVLVVDEADRMLDLGFAEDLAAIADATAQRDQTMMFSATFAPRIMALASKLMRSPGRLELATAHDVHSDITQTLHWADNMGHKQALLEHWLRDAEVDQAVVFASTQVDTEAIAEALQQQGHSAVALHGAMPQAVRNRRLQNVRDGHVRVLVATDVAARGLDVPSISHVINFGLPMKAEDYVHRIGRTGRAGRSGTAITIAEHRERGKIRAIEAFTRQPIEASVIVGLEPTPQRPRPAKPLPGQRHGQGRGGRPSGGGFGGGRREGASRFGSRDGR, from the coding sequence GTGACTGCTTCGAATTTTGAATCCCTTGGTCTTGCCGCTCCGCTGCTGCATGCCGTGACCCAGCTCGGCTTCACTGCGCCCACCAGCGTGCAGGAACAAGCCATCCCCGCTGCCCTGAAGGGCGGCGACTGGATGGTGAGCAGCCAGACCGGCAGCGGCAAGACCGCGGCCTTCCTGCTGCCGGTGCTGCACCGCCTGCTGAATGCCGGTGCCGCCGAACAGACCCGCGTCGCGACGCCGCGCGCCGTGGTGCTGTGCCCGACCCGCGAACTTGCCCAGCAGGTGTCCGCCGACGCGATCGACCTGATGCGCGGCGTGGGCGAAGCGCTGCGCGCCGAAGCCAAGCAGCACCCGCTGCGCGACGCCGCGCGCGGCCTGCGCATCGCCACCGTGGTGGGTGGCATGCCGTTCGGCAAGCAACTGTTCGACCTGCGCGGCGCCCAACTCGTCGTGGCCACTCCCGGCCGCCTGCTCGACCTGCACAGCCGTGGTCAGATCCGCCTCGACGCGACGCAGGTGCTGGTGGTCGACGAGGCCGACCGCATGCTGGACCTCGGCTTTGCCGAGGACCTGGCGGCGATCGCCGACGCCACCGCCCAGCGCGACCAGACCATGATGTTCTCGGCCACCTTCGCGCCGCGGATCATGGCGCTGGCCAGCAAGCTGATGCGCTCGCCCGGCCGCCTGGAACTGGCGACCGCACACGACGTGCACAGCGACATCACCCAGACCCTGCACTGGGCCGACAACATGGGCCACAAGCAGGCGCTGCTGGAGCACTGGCTGCGCGATGCCGAGGTGGACCAGGCCGTGGTGTTCGCCAGCACCCAGGTCGACACCGAAGCCATCGCCGAGGCGCTGCAGCAGCAAGGCCACTCGGCCGTCGCGCTGCACGGCGCGATGCCGCAGGCGGTGCGCAACCGTCGTCTGCAGAACGTGCGTGACGGCCATGTGCGCGTGCTCGTCGCCACCGACGTGGCGGCGCGCGGCCTCGACGTGCCGAGCATCAGCCACGTCATCAACTTCGGCCTGCCGATGAAGGCTGAAGACTACGTGCACCGCATCGGCCGCACCGGCCGGGCCGGCCGCAGCGGTACCGCAATCACCATCGCCGAGCACCGCGAGCGCGGCAAGATCCGTGCGATCGAGGCCTTCACCCGCCAGCCGATCGAGGCCAGCGTGATCGTCGGTCTGGAGCCCACGCCGCAGCGTCCGCGTCCGGCCAAGCCGCTGCCGGGCCAGCGTCACGGTCAGGGCCGTGGTGGCCGCCCGTCGGGCGGCGGTTTCGGCGGCGGGCGCCGTGAGGGCGCTTCGCGCTTCGGATCACGCGACGGTCGCTGA
- a CDS encoding MBL fold metallo-hydrolase: MSPGGQAAGGQFLQSNRLLPPLPACPAMTTFPFLEALGHGITAIDTGFMRPRFDAAYLVVEGGHAAYVDSGINDALPRLLAALDVQGLDRGAVDYVIVTHVHLDHAGAAGLLMQQLPNARLVVHPRGAPHMIDPSALVAGASAVYGAEEVARTYGTVQPVPAERVLASHDGMVLDLAGRPLLLIETPGHARHHHCIWDERSRGWFTGDTFGLSYPEFRTPGGRYVLPTTTPVQFEPGPLKTSIARMLEKRPDCMYLTHYSRIDEVDSFAEQLFEQIDAMVALARPLATAGDRDQQLRHGLAQLYRRRLRAAGSVLSDAQIDELLTVDVELNAQGLGVWLDREARNAQAPAPGAR; this comes from the coding sequence ATGTCCCCGGGTGGACAGGCCGCCGGCGGGCAATTCCTACAATCGAATCGCCTCCTCCCACCACTCCCCGCCTGTCCTGCGATGACGACCTTCCCGTTCCTCGAAGCGCTTGGCCACGGCATCACCGCGATCGACACCGGCTTCATGCGGCCTCGCTTCGATGCGGCCTATCTCGTCGTCGAAGGCGGCCATGCCGCCTACGTCGACAGCGGCATCAACGACGCGCTGCCGCGCCTGCTGGCCGCGCTCGACGTGCAGGGCCTGGACCGCGGCGCGGTCGATTACGTGATCGTCACCCATGTGCACCTCGATCATGCCGGCGCCGCCGGCCTGCTGATGCAGCAGTTGCCGAACGCCCGGCTGGTGGTGCATCCGCGCGGCGCGCCGCACATGATCGACCCGAGCGCACTGGTCGCGGGTGCCAGCGCGGTGTATGGAGCCGAGGAAGTGGCCCGTACCTACGGCACGGTGCAGCCGGTGCCGGCCGAGCGCGTGCTCGCCAGCCACGACGGCATGGTGCTCGACCTGGCGGGCCGGCCGCTGCTGCTGATCGAGACGCCCGGCCATGCGCGACACCACCATTGCATCTGGGACGAGCGCAGCCGCGGCTGGTTCACCGGCGACACCTTCGGCCTGTCGTATCCGGAGTTCCGGACCCCAGGCGGTCGTTACGTCCTGCCGACGACGACGCCGGTGCAGTTCGAACCCGGGCCCTTGAAGACCTCGATCGCGCGCATGCTCGAGAAGCGCCCGGACTGCATGTACCTCACCCACTACAGCCGCATCGACGAGGTCGATTCTTTCGCCGAGCAGCTGTTCGAGCAGATCGATGCAATGGTCGCACTGGCGCGACCACTTGCGACGGCCGGCGATCGCGATCAGCAACTGCGCCACGGACTGGCACAGCTCTATCGCCGGAGACTCCGGGCGGCTGGCAGCGTGCTTTCCGATGCGCAGATCGACGAGTTGCTGACGGTGGATGTCGAGCTCAACGCGCAAGGCCTCGGCGTGTGGCTCGATCGCGAAGCGCGCAACGCACAGGCGCCCGCCCCCGGCGCACGCTGA
- a CDS encoding methyl-accepting chemotaxis protein: MRLNTPVTASEYPFPAGETLVSTTDLKGRITYCNPAFITVSGYAREELLGQPHNMIRHPDMPEEAFRDMWATIASGQPWSAPVKNRRKDGSCYWVIANVTPLMSGDQPTGYMSVRTAPDRADVERAEELYAVMRTEKAAGQLVHRFDAGRLRVDTWLGRLSNVLRLPVQVKLGVVAALLGSAGFVTGAAVTGGSLLQWPALGPALTAIATLLLCSVAAAAYLNRMTIAPPAQLVQFANRMAAGDLTQKIDIDRHDLVGQLTKGLNQLNVNLQSIVRDARNEIEQMRVVTGEIASGNQDLSGRTESQASSLQETAASMEQITGTVRQSADSAEQATRLATQATAVTQRSSDAVQDVTRTMGEISASSQRIGEIIQVIDGIAFQTNILALNAAVEAARAGEQGRGFSVVASEVRALAQRTSSAAKEVKQLIEDSAAKVDTGSRLTDAARSTMDDALRTVQQVGQLISEISHGAREQLTGISQINEAVTQLDTITQQNAALVEQMAASAVSLSQQSGTLAETVKVFRLDGSASATPDAVALRRSMKQVTHAA; encoded by the coding sequence ATGCGCCTGAACACCCCCGTGACAGCCAGCGAGTACCCCTTCCCCGCCGGCGAAACCCTGGTCTCGACGACCGACCTGAAGGGGCGCATCACCTACTGCAACCCGGCCTTCATCACGGTCAGCGGCTACGCACGGGAAGAACTGCTGGGCCAGCCGCACAACATGATCCGCCACCCCGACATGCCCGAGGAGGCCTTCCGCGACATGTGGGCCACCATCGCCTCCGGCCAACCGTGGTCGGCGCCGGTCAAGAACCGTCGCAAGGACGGTAGCTGCTACTGGGTGATCGCGAACGTCACGCCGCTCATGAGCGGCGACCAGCCGACCGGCTACATGTCGGTGCGGACGGCCCCGGATCGCGCCGATGTCGAGCGTGCCGAGGAACTCTATGCAGTGATGCGTACCGAGAAGGCCGCCGGACAACTGGTCCACCGTTTCGACGCCGGCCGCCTGCGGGTCGACACCTGGCTGGGCCGCCTCTCGAATGTGCTGCGCCTGCCGGTTCAGGTGAAGCTCGGTGTCGTCGCCGCGCTGCTGGGATCGGCCGGCTTCGTGACGGGTGCGGCCGTCACCGGCGGTAGCCTGCTGCAGTGGCCTGCGCTGGGCCCGGCGCTGACGGCCATCGCCACGCTGCTGCTCTGCTCGGTGGCCGCCGCCGCCTACTTGAACCGGATGACGATCGCTCCGCCCGCGCAGCTGGTGCAGTTCGCCAATCGCATGGCCGCCGGCGACCTGACGCAGAAGATCGATATCGACCGCCACGACCTCGTCGGCCAGCTCACGAAAGGACTGAACCAGTTGAACGTGAACCTGCAGTCCATCGTGCGCGACGCGCGCAACGAGATCGAGCAGATGCGCGTCGTCACCGGCGAGATCGCCTCGGGCAACCAGGATCTCTCGGGACGGACCGAGTCGCAGGCGAGCAGCCTGCAGGAGACCGCCGCCTCGATGGAACAGATCACCGGCACCGTGCGCCAGAGCGCCGATTCCGCCGAGCAGGCCACGCGCCTGGCCACCCAGGCCACGGCGGTGACCCAGCGCAGCAGCGACGCGGTGCAGGACGTCACCCGCACGATGGGCGAGATCAGCGCATCGTCGCAGCGCATCGGCGAGATCATCCAGGTGATCGACGGGATCGCATTCCAGACCAACATCCTCGCGCTCAACGCCGCGGTCGAGGCCGCCCGGGCCGGTGAACAGGGACGCGGCTTCTCGGTCGTGGCCTCCGAGGTGCGGGCGCTCGCGCAGCGCACTTCGTCGGCGGCGAAGGAGGTCAAGCAACTGATCGAGGACTCGGCCGCCAAGGTCGACACCGGCAGCCGCCTCACCGACGCGGCCCGGTCGACGATGGACGACGCCTTGCGCACGGTGCAGCAGGTCGGCCAACTGATCAGCGAGATCAGCCACGGCGCGCGCGAGCAGCTGACCGGCATCTCGCAGATCAACGAAGCGGTCACGCAGCTCGACACGATCACGCAGCAGAACGCCGCGCTGGTCGAGCAGATGGCGGCATCGGCGGTGTCGCTGTCGCAGCAGTCGGGCACGCTGGCGGAAACGGTGAAGGTGTTCCGCCTCGATGGCAGCGCATCGGCCACGCCCGACGCGGTGGCGTTGCGCCGCTCGATGAAGCAAGTCACCCACGCTGCCTGA
- a CDS encoding SDR family NAD(P)-dependent oxidoreductase: protein MNTVNFALSGRVTVVTGAAQGIGAACAERFAREGAPVALWDVDDERGQTMAARLAAAGVQAIYRHCDVSRADQVQAAHAATLAAFGRIDVLVNNAGIFRAADFLDVTEADWDAVIGVNLKGAFLVGQACARTMASQGRGVIVNMSSVNGLMAIPTIASYNASKGGINQLTRAMALALADHGVRVNAVAPGTIATELATQAVLTSDEARQRILGRTPLKRLGEPAEIADVVAFLASDAASYLTGQIVYADGGRLALNYTVQA, encoded by the coding sequence ATGAACACCGTGAACTTCGCGCTTTCGGGCCGTGTGACCGTGGTCACCGGCGCCGCTCAAGGCATCGGCGCGGCCTGTGCGGAGCGCTTCGCGCGCGAGGGCGCACCGGTCGCGCTATGGGACGTGGACGACGAGCGCGGCCAGACGATGGCCGCGCGCCTGGCCGCCGCCGGCGTGCAGGCGATCTACCGGCACTGCGACGTGTCGCGCGCCGATCAGGTACAGGCCGCGCACGCCGCCACGCTGGCGGCCTTCGGCCGGATCGACGTGCTGGTCAACAACGCCGGCATCTTCAGGGCGGCCGACTTCCTCGACGTCACCGAGGCCGACTGGGACGCGGTGATCGGCGTCAACCTCAAGGGCGCGTTCCTCGTCGGCCAGGCCTGCGCCCGCACGATGGCGTCCCAGGGTCGCGGCGTCATCGTCAACATGAGCTCGGTCAACGGCCTGATGGCCATCCCCACGATCGCCAGCTACAACGCCAGCAAGGGCGGCATCAACCAGCTCACCCGCGCGATGGCCCTGGCGCTGGCCGACCACGGCGTGCGCGTGAATGCGGTGGCACCCGGCACGATCGCCACCGAGCTGGCCACGCAGGCCGTGCTGACCAGCGACGAGGCCCGCCAGCGCATCCTCGGTCGCACGCCCTTGAAGCGGCTGGGCGAGCCGGCCGAGATCGCCGACGTGGTGGCCTTCCTGGCCAGCGACGCGGCCAGCTACCTGACCGGCCAGATCGTCTACGCCGATGGCGGCCGGCTTGCGCTGAACTACACGGTTCAGGCCTGA